One genomic region from Candidatus Neomarinimicrobiota bacterium encodes:
- a CDS encoding 6-pyruvoyl tetrahydropterin synthase family protein — translation MPKIISYRKRGGIKRITSMKVVKRFRWSMAHRLTHGYQGPCASLHGHEYEVEVTVAGEMDAMGLAVDFADIKRACQGWIKEHLDHTTIVYDQDTPLLDFLQLEKQKHYVVDFNTTAENIAIHLREVLQKELQRVLDRPLSVAHIRLLETPSSWVEVP, via the coding sequence GTGCCGAAAATCATATCATACCGCAAACGGGGAGGCATCAAGCGCATTACCAGCATGAAGGTCGTCAAGCGCTTCCGGTGGAGCATGGCCCATCGCCTGACGCACGGTTATCAGGGTCCCTGCGCCTCGCTCCATGGCCACGAGTACGAGGTAGAGGTGACGGTGGCGGGTGAGATGGACGCTATGGGACTGGCCGTGGATTTTGCGGACATCAAACGGGCCTGCCAGGGTTGGATTAAGGAGCACCTGGACCACACCACTATCGTTTATGATCAAGATACCCCCCTGCTTGATTTTCTACAGCTGGAGAAGCAGAAGCACTATGTCGTTGATTTTAACACCACGGCGGAAAACATAGCGATTCACCTCCGGGAGGTGCTCCAGAAGGAGCTGCAGCGTGTACTGGACCGGCCCCTGTCGGTAGCCCACATCCGCTTGCTGGAGACGCCCAGCAGCTGGGTAGAGGTGCCATAG
- the radC gene encoding DNA repair protein RadC gives MTTNTHSPEGHYRRLRERFLANGLDGFLDYEVVELLLKLADPRPDHKPTAKALMTKFGSLGAVLDAPPSLLKNVKGVGDKNIFGLRLVQAVARRYLKEEIIGKDYIQSASQVLTYLTHRLKNRNREQFLIILLNGRNQLIDLVTLFEGSLTTSAVYPREVIKLVLERDAAAVIFVHNHPSGNLSPSQDDHRITERLKQACQSIDVQVHDHLIIGGNDYFSFADNGLL, from the coding sequence TTGACTACCAATACACATTCACCCGAGGGACACTACCGCCGCTTGCGGGAGCGATTCCTCGCTAATGGACTGGACGGTTTCCTGGATTACGAGGTGGTCGAACTGCTGCTGAAGCTGGCCGACCCCAGGCCCGACCACAAGCCTACCGCCAAGGCCCTCATGACCAAGTTCGGCTCGTTAGGGGCCGTCCTGGATGCACCACCAAGCCTGCTTAAAAACGTTAAGGGTGTCGGAGATAAGAACATCTTTGGTCTCCGGCTGGTACAGGCCGTGGCGCGCCGATACTTGAAAGAAGAAATAATTGGGAAGGACTACATCCAATCGGCCAGCCAGGTGCTGACTTACCTGACCCATCGTCTGAAAAACCGCAACCGGGAGCAGTTCCTGATCATCCTGCTTAACGGCCGCAACCAGCTCATCGATCTGGTTACCCTCTTTGAGGGCAGCCTCACCACCAGCGCGGTCTACCCCCGGGAAGTGATCAAGCTCGTCCTGGAACGGGATGCCGCAGCGGTCATATTCGTGCACAATCACCCCTCCGGCAACCTCTCTCCCAGTCAGGACGACCACCGCATCACCGAGCGGCTTAAACAAGCCTGCCAGAGCATCGATGTGCAAGTCCACGACCATCTCATCATCGGCGGCAACGATTACTTCTCCTTCGCGGACAACGGACTATTATGA
- a CDS encoding Pycsar system effector family protein, translated as MPGQSFQLLFHILQSEQSILARTDQKAYALLSVLGVFMVFFIVYYRMLVLNIFIIALLAIYFGPAFLTIWSLVNTIQPRLHREARSAKGNPYRLDPTFFGGIQKFPSSDDYYAFLREIEEDDDYAVRLLSRQVHALATINWIKNSHLRRGIYCFIVALGAELLMILSTFIKGGLESLS; from the coding sequence ATGCCCGGTCAAAGTTTCCAGCTGCTATTCCATATCCTCCAGAGCGAGCAGTCTATTCTTGCGCGCACCGATCAGAAGGCCTATGCGCTGCTCTCGGTTCTGGGGGTCTTCATGGTCTTCTTTATTGTTTACTACCGCATGCTGGTGCTTAACATTTTCATTATTGCCCTGCTTGCGATTTATTTTGGGCCGGCATTTCTCACCATCTGGAGCCTAGTGAACACCATCCAGCCCCGTCTTCACCGGGAAGCGCGCTCTGCCAAGGGAAATCCCTACCGACTGGACCCCACTTTCTTCGGTGGTATCCAGAAGTTTCCTTCCAGTGATGATTATTATGCCTTCCTGCGAGAAATTGAGGAGGATGATGATTACGCTGTTCGTTTGTTGAGCCGCCAGGTACATGCCCTGGCCACGATCAACTGGATCAAGAACAGCCACCTGCGCCGGGGGATCTATTGTTTCATCGTTGCCCTTGGCGCTGAACTGCTGATGATCCTTTCAACGTTTATCAAAGGGGGACTGGAATCGTTGTCTTGA
- a CDS encoding M24 family metallopeptidase — MQTTLPLIILVLVCSLVAGVGESSADLANVRQERLTVLLPQLLEEKGLDCWLTFTREGATDPLLKRLGSEHMVARAALIFARTPDGDYRRIAIAASYDVEPIISSALYDTVIAYREEGIRPHLPPVVAELKPRSIAVNFSRDVPMADGLTTGMLNYLEEVLPEYKDRFVSAEELIISLFSRKLPVEVAAVREAAEKTQLILREAFSGKVIKPGKTTELDVATYLRRRARQLGIEESWISIVAGPARGHSDPSERVIQRGDLLRGDVCFKVQGYSSDIQRTAYVLNKGDLQAPGFVLKLWEDGLATNRAALAVIKPGVTGNLVDAAARSVLEERGYKGYPYAAGHPIGTQVHDIGPLLAPDWPERYGRLGFFTLEPGMTIAVEPALNTDEPRLGGHINVGIEEDVVVTESGCEVLGEPQTELWLIR; from the coding sequence ATGCAAACGACACTTCCGCTTATCATCCTAGTCCTGGTGTGCTCTCTTGTTGCCGGGGTGGGGGAGAGTTCCGCTGACCTGGCCAACGTTCGCCAGGAGCGCCTGACGGTGCTACTGCCACAGCTGCTGGAGGAGAAAGGGCTGGACTGCTGGCTCACTTTCACCAGGGAGGGGGCCACAGATCCGCTCCTGAAGCGGCTGGGCAGTGAGCACATGGTGGCTCGTGCGGCGCTGATCTTTGCCCGGACGCCTGATGGCGATTATCGCCGCATCGCCATCGCGGCTTCCTACGATGTGGAGCCTATAATCAGCAGTGCCCTTTATGACACGGTCATTGCATACCGGGAGGAGGGCATCCGTCCGCATTTGCCGCCGGTGGTAGCGGAGCTGAAGCCCCGGAGTATCGCGGTCAATTTCTCCCGCGACGTTCCCATGGCTGACGGGCTCACTACCGGGATGCTGAACTACCTGGAGGAAGTCCTGCCGGAGTACAAGGATCGCTTCGTCTCAGCGGAGGAGCTGATCATTTCTCTATTCAGTCGGAAGCTGCCGGTGGAAGTGGCCGCGGTGCGGGAGGCGGCGGAAAAGACCCAACTGATCTTACGGGAAGCCTTTTCCGGCAAGGTGATCAAGCCGGGGAAGACCACCGAGCTGGACGTAGCCACCTACCTGCGCCGCCGGGCCCGGCAGCTGGGTATAGAGGAGTCCTGGATTAGTATCGTAGCGGGACCGGCGCGGGGACACTCGGACCCCAGCGAGCGGGTTATCCAGCGAGGTGACCTGCTGCGGGGTGACGTATGTTTCAAGGTGCAGGGCTATTCCAGCGACATCCAGCGCACGGCCTATGTTTTGAATAAGGGTGATCTCCAGGCCCCGGGATTTGTGCTCAAGTTGTGGGAGGACGGCCTGGCGACCAATCGGGCGGCCCTGGCGGTCATCAAGCCGGGGGTGACGGGCAACCTGGTGGATGCCGCGGCGCGATCAGTCCTTGAGGAGCGGGGTTACAAGGGCTATCCCTATGCCGCCGGCCATCCCATTGGCACCCAGGTGCACGACATCGGTCCCCTGCTGGCGCCTGACTGGCCGGAGCGTTATGGCCGTCTGGGCTTTTTTACGCTGGAACCGGGCATGACCATCGCGGTGGAACCGGCGCTCAATACTGATGAGCCCCGGCTCGGCGGCCATATCAATGTAGGCATTGAAGAAGATGTGGTGGTCACCGAGAGCGGCTGCGAGGTGCTGGGTGAACCCCAGACCGAGCTGTGGTTGATCAGATAA
- a CDS encoding ArsR/SmtB family transcription factor, which produces MIDRSSTRSKVKTPVLEGTQRHLASLKDLPARTSSFSLLGDPTRLKVLLSLAHARELCVSDLADILGMDTSAVSHQLRKLKDGGLVSNYREGPTIYYQLQPEAIRETLAYARSLLIKG; this is translated from the coding sequence ATGATCGACCGATCCTCAACCCGTTCCAAGGTTAAAACGCCGGTGCTGGAGGGTACCCAGCGGCATCTGGCCTCCCTGAAAGACCTGCCCGCCAGAACCAGTAGTTTCAGCCTGCTGGGAGATCCTACCCGCCTGAAGGTTCTCCTGAGCCTCGCCCACGCCAGAGAGCTCTGCGTCTCCGACCTCGCCGATATTCTGGGGATGGATACCTCCGCTGTATCCCACCAGCTGCGCAAGCTCAAAGACGGCGGCCTCGTCTCCAATTACCGGGAAGGACCCACCATCTACTACCAGTTGCAGCCGGAGGCTATCAGGGAAACATTGGCCTACGCCCGGTCCTTATTGATCAAGGGCTGA